In Lysinibacillus sp. FSL M8-0337, the following proteins share a genomic window:
- a CDS encoding bifunctional homocysteine S-methyltransferase/methylenetetrahydrofolate reductase — translation MGLLEKLKTHVLTADGAIGTVLYGYGLEYCHEEMNVQRPELIEKIHREYIAAGADVIQTNTYGANAIKLARYGLESRVQQFNEAAITIAKRAAADGGQFVLGTIGGIRGIRKSDATLEEILLTVEEQANVLLAGNPDGLLLETYYDFEELSATLKMLRGKTELPIIAQVSMHEPGVLQNGMTLNQALHELQALGADVVGVNCRLGPHHTIQAFEGVEIPDKAFMSAYPNASLLDLEDGRVVYESEADYFGRAAVALRDQGVRLIGGCCGTTPKHIAAAKKYLEELTPVEAKYTKPEKVEIVREAEPATYEPLHEKVKRERSVIVELDTPRHLEIDGFIQGAKKLYDAGADVVMMADNSLASPRISNVAMGALLKETHGVRPLTHITCRDRNLIGLQSHLMGLNALGIHDVLAVTGDPTKVGDFPGATSVYDVSSMELIQLIKQLNEGISFSGKPLRKKANFSVAAAFNPNVRVLDRAVARLEKKIEHGADYFISQPVYTKEKIVEIYEATKHLDAPIYIGIMPVTSYKSAEFLHHEVPGIKLSDDALSRMKACGEDKERSTLEGIAIAKELVEVAAEYFNGIYLITPFLRYDMTLELMKFIGQLDEQKKGVSIDG, via the coding sequence ATGGGATTGCTAGAAAAGTTAAAAACACATGTGCTTACCGCGGATGGAGCCATTGGTACTGTATTATATGGCTACGGCTTAGAGTACTGTCATGAGGAAATGAATGTACAGAGACCGGAGTTAATTGAAAAAATTCATAGAGAATATATAGCTGCTGGTGCAGATGTCATTCAGACCAATACTTACGGTGCAAATGCGATTAAATTAGCACGTTACGGCTTAGAATCACGGGTTCAACAATTTAATGAAGCGGCAATCACGATTGCAAAACGAGCGGCAGCTGATGGCGGGCAATTTGTTTTAGGGACAATTGGGGGCATCCGTGGCATTCGTAAAAGTGATGCTACATTAGAGGAAATATTATTGACTGTTGAAGAACAAGCAAATGTGTTACTTGCAGGCAATCCTGATGGTCTTTTACTTGAAACGTATTATGATTTTGAAGAGTTAAGTGCAACATTAAAAATGTTACGTGGTAAAACAGAGCTACCAATTATTGCACAAGTATCCATGCATGAGCCGGGTGTGTTGCAAAATGGAATGACGTTAAATCAAGCATTACATGAGTTACAAGCTCTTGGTGCAGATGTAGTAGGCGTCAATTGCCGTTTAGGTCCCCATCATACAATTCAAGCATTTGAAGGTGTGGAGATTCCTGATAAAGCATTTATGTCAGCATATCCAAATGCGTCGCTACTAGATTTAGAGGATGGGCGTGTCGTGTATGAGTCAGAAGCTGATTATTTTGGACGTGCAGCAGTTGCATTGCGTGACCAAGGTGTTCGTTTAATCGGTGGATGTTGTGGTACAACACCTAAGCATATAGCAGCTGCGAAGAAATATTTAGAAGAGTTAACGCCTGTTGAAGCAAAGTATACGAAACCTGAAAAAGTAGAGATTGTACGGGAAGCGGAACCTGCGACATATGAACCGCTACATGAAAAGGTGAAGCGCGAACGCTCGGTTATCGTAGAGTTAGATACTCCGAGACATCTAGAAATTGATGGTTTTATTCAAGGGGCAAAAAAATTATACGACGCAGGCGCAGATGTCGTGATGATGGCTGATAATTCGCTTGCATCTCCCCGCATTAGTAATGTCGCTATGGGTGCGCTATTAAAGGAAACACATGGTGTACGACCGTTGACGCATATTACGTGCCGTGACCGTAACTTAATTGGCCTACAGTCCCATTTAATGGGGTTAAATGCACTTGGCATTCATGATGTTTTAGCGGTTACTGGAGATCCCACAAAGGTAGGAGACTTCCCAGGTGCCACAAGTGTTTATGATGTTTCATCCATGGAGCTTATTCAATTAATTAAACAGTTAAATGAGGGGATATCATTTTCTGGTAAGCCACTTCGTAAGAAAGCAAACTTTTCTGTTGCGGCAGCATTTAACCCGAATGTTCGTGTATTAGATCGGGCAGTAGCTCGCTTAGAGAAAAAAATCGAACATGGTGCAGATTACTTTATTTCACAACCTGTTTATACAAAAGAGAAAATTGTAGAAATTTATGAGGCAACAAAGCATTTAGATGCTCCAATTTATATCGGTATTATGCCAGTAACGAGCTATAAGAGCGCCGAGTTTTTACACCATGAAGTACCAGGGATTAAATTATCAGACGATGCACTATCACGTATGAAGGCGTGTGGTGAAGATAAAGAACGTTCAACATTAGAAGGGATTGCAATTGCCAAAGAGTTAGTAGAAGTAGCGGCAGAATATTTCAATGGTATTTATTTAATTACACCGTTTTTACGCTATGATATGACGCTTGAATTAATGAAATTTATCGGACAATTGGATGAACAGAAAAAAGGAGTAAGTATAGATGGCTAA
- a CDS encoding tetratricopeptide repeat protein produces the protein MYGQFLAKQNKERTQSLQQLTNIQNTWFAQNLTLLVLDEVQLTTLQKMLYQVIQGLLRKKQQRHLQIVHPEQTQTVQDNVLTLLAEYDDVLREAIPLPIYILIWQITSLEKLAYTTEVVDDVLDVLEWYFTQQDEAVAVFEEEDLDHEEIIDLYKAAIEEQDADAQFELGEYYSANEDTFFQPKKSMKWFELAAKQDNANAQYALGNYYFEGICVEESYDRAFKLYEAAAQQGHADAANNLADMYFNGESVPENMSLAKHWFEIAAALGVAEAMFTLGIMHEQGLGVVIDEEKAFAFYKNAAEAGYVEAQYRLGGIYLEGHLGQARDINRGLYWFERAAEQYHVDAFYDLGFIWSKGLTGIRNIEKGIHWFKQAALQGDPEAKLQLGHIYNKGEGIPRNIKEAKKWYGLAAESGIEEATVLLEELEKL, from the coding sequence ATGTATGGGCAATTTTTAGCAAAGCAAAATAAGGAGCGAACGCAGTCCTTACAACAATTAACAAATATACAGAATACATGGTTTGCGCAAAACCTCACTTTACTCGTATTGGATGAAGTACAACTGACAACCTTGCAAAAGATGCTCTATCAAGTTATTCAGGGATTGCTAAGAAAAAAACAACAGCGACACTTACAAATTGTACATCCGGAGCAAACACAAACAGTGCAAGACAATGTACTAACGCTGCTAGCAGAATATGATGATGTATTGCGTGAGGCAATTCCACTTCCAATATATATTTTAATATGGCAAATTACTTCCTTAGAGAAGTTAGCTTATACAACGGAGGTTGTTGATGATGTCCTCGATGTACTGGAATGGTATTTTACACAACAGGACGAAGCAGTTGCTGTTTTTGAAGAAGAAGATTTAGACCATGAAGAAATCATTGATTTATACAAAGCTGCGATTGAAGAACAAGATGCAGATGCCCAATTTGAACTTGGAGAATATTATAGTGCAAATGAGGATACATTTTTCCAACCGAAAAAGTCGATGAAGTGGTTTGAATTAGCGGCAAAACAAGATAATGCCAATGCCCAATATGCTCTTGGTAACTATTATTTTGAAGGAATTTGTGTAGAAGAGAGTTATGATCGTGCCTTTAAGTTATACGAAGCTGCAGCGCAACAAGGGCATGCAGATGCGGCAAATAACTTAGCGGATATGTATTTTAATGGTGAGAGTGTACCCGAAAATATGTCACTTGCTAAACATTGGTTCGAGATTGCTGCCGCACTAGGGGTAGCAGAGGCAATGTTTACATTAGGTATTATGCACGAACAAGGATTAGGTGTTGTGATAGATGAAGAGAAAGCATTTGCCTTTTATAAAAATGCGGCTGAGGCAGGTTATGTTGAAGCGCAATACAGACTAGGTGGAATTTATTTAGAAGGTCACTTAGGGCAAGCTCGGGACATCAATCGTGGCTTATATTGGTTTGAAAGAGCTGCTGAACAATATCATGTAGATGCATTTTATGATTTGGGCTTTATTTGGAGCAAGGGTTTAACGGGGATTCGTAATATTGAAAAAGGGATTCATTGGTTCAAGCAAGCCGCACTCCAAGGAGACCCTGAAGCAAAATTGCAGCTTGGCCATATTTATAACAAAGGTGAGGGAATACCGCGTAATATAAAAGAGGCCAAAAAATGGTATGGACTTGCAGCAGAATCAGGTATAGAAGAGGCAACCGTTTTACTTGAAGAATTAGAAAAGCTTTAA
- a CDS encoding GNAT family N-acetyltransferase — protein MIRFMEEKDLPEVLAIYNDIILTSKAVYRYEIQSLDEKKQWFHAQQAAGNPLLVFEEDGVVAGFANYSQFRPYPGYKHTMEHSVYVHKDHYQKGIASKLMHQLIDIAEKQGVKTLVAGIDGENIASIKAHEKLGFEYAGTIKNAGYKFEEWLDLVFYQLHLTGPKK, from the coding sequence ATGATTCGATTTATGGAAGAAAAAGATTTACCTGAGGTTTTAGCTATTTATAACGATATTATTTTAACGAGTAAAGCGGTATATAGGTATGAAATACAATCGCTAGATGAAAAAAAGCAATGGTTTCATGCGCAACAAGCAGCGGGTAACCCGTTGTTAGTTTTTGAGGAAGATGGAGTAGTGGCGGGTTTTGCAAATTACAGTCAGTTCCGCCCTTATCCAGGTTATAAGCATACGATGGAGCATTCGGTATACGTACACAAGGACCATTATCAGAAAGGCATTGCCAGTAAGTTAATGCATCAATTGATTGATATCGCAGAGAAACAGGGTGTGAAGACTTTGGTTGCCGGTATCGATGGCGAAAATATTGCCAGTATTAAGGCGCATGAGAAGCTAGGCTTTGAATATGCAGGGACAATTAAAAATGCGGGATACAAATTTGAAGAGTGGTTGGATTTAGTATTTTATCAATTGCATTTAACGGGACCTAAAAAGTAA
- a CDS encoding YdcF family protein, translating into MLPTMTLLISVFLMLFITEKRRFINAVVLGLIGLNVFVGMTTHNDLLINEQGIVSKMGIMTLFGIIPGIMLLLSIAMFFNSKILLEKEGRRFRNLLLAVFGLAFLAMMIGYVFVFFTNIENPLWHILFFYAFLIFAYPVFLYTSVMVYAIIYHFAPITYEPDYILVLGSGLIGDKVPPLLASRLDEAAKQYKKYGERPFIIVSGGQGRDEQVSEALAMETYMIDKHQIPNRKILMEDRSTNTEQNMAFSKAIMDAHAQGKKYRSLFVTNNFHVFRASIYARRAKLDAQGVGSKTALYYIPNAFTREFIGLLEMYKWGHITLFFIITLFVGLMLRAYV; encoded by the coding sequence GTGCTTCCAACAATGACATTATTAATTTCTGTATTTTTAATGCTATTTATTACGGAAAAAAGGCGTTTTATTAACGCTGTCGTTCTAGGCTTAATAGGGTTGAATGTATTTGTAGGTATGACAACACATAATGATTTATTGATTAACGAACAAGGTATTGTGTCCAAAATGGGCATCATGACGTTGTTCGGTATTATACCAGGTATCATGTTATTACTATCCATTGCGATGTTTTTCAATAGTAAAATCTTGCTTGAAAAAGAAGGACGAAGATTTCGAAATTTACTATTAGCTGTGTTTGGATTGGCTTTCTTGGCAATGATGATTGGCTATGTTTTCGTATTCTTTACGAATATTGAAAATCCTCTTTGGCATATTCTTTTCTTTTATGCGTTTTTGATTTTTGCTTATCCGGTATTTTTATATACAAGTGTGATGGTTTACGCTATCATTTATCATTTTGCACCGATAACATATGAACCTGATTATATTCTTGTGCTGGGATCTGGCCTTATTGGTGATAAAGTTCCTCCTCTTTTAGCGAGCCGTTTAGATGAGGCAGCCAAGCAATATAAAAAATATGGAGAGCGACCTTTCATTATCGTCTCGGGTGGGCAAGGGCGTGATGAACAAGTTTCAGAAGCGTTGGCGATGGAAACATATATGATAGATAAACACCAAATACCGAATCGGAAAATATTGATGGAAGATCGGTCGACAAATACAGAGCAAAATATGGCTTTCTCTAAAGCAATCATGGATGCGCACGCACAAGGGAAAAAGTACCGTTCACTTTTTGTTACGAATAATTTTCATGTGTTTCGAGCAAGTATTTATGCAAGAAGGGCAAAGCTTGATGCACAAGGTGTAGGCTCTAAAACGGCTTTATATTATATACCTAACGCTTTTACTCGTGAATTTATCGGTTTGTTAGAAATGTATAAATGGGGACATATAACGCTCTTTTTCATCATTACGTTATTTGTAGGACTAATGTTAAGAGCATATGTGTAA
- the metH gene encoding methionine synthase, whose amino-acid sequence MAKHLIEEQLEKRILILDGAMGTMLQNENLSAEDFGGEELDGCNENLVLTRPDVLEKVHRKYLEAGADIICTNTFGGTPLVLNEYNLGAKAEEINKRAVEIARKVVDEFSTPEWPRFVAGAMGPTTKTLSVTGGITFDELEENFYVQAKALIEAGSDVLLLETSQDMLNVKAGTLGVSRAFEETGKELPVMISGTIEPMGTTLAGQTIDAFYISIEHIKPLSVGLNCATGPEFMTDHIRSLAELSTGYISCYPNAGLPDEEGCYHESPESLSLKLKGFAEKGWLNIVGGCCGTTPAHIAAIREVLKDEKPRQLPEATHGHVVSGIEPLVYDDSMRPLFIGERTNVIGSRKFKNLIIDGKYEEAAEIARAQVKNGAHVIDICLANPDRDELADMRGFMQEVVKKVKVPLVIDSTDEKVIEEALKFSQGKAIINSINLEDGEERFDAVMPLVKKYGASLVVGTIDEQGMAVDRHRKLEIAERSYQLLTEKWGLAPEDIIFDPLMFPVGTGDEQYIGSALETIEGIRLIKEKMPRTLTVLGVSNISFGLPPVGREVLNAVYLYHCTQAGLDYAIVNTEKLERYASIPEAEIKLANDLLFNTNDETLAVFTDFYRDKKKEKTEADIPKTVEGRLAYYILEGTKEGLIEDLDAAREIFEAPLDIINGPLMEGMAEVGRLFNDNQLIVAEVLQSAGVMKAAVAHLEQFMEKNEDSAGKGKMVLATVKGDVHDIGKNLVDIILSNNGYKVVDLGIKVTPAQLIETIRKEKPDFIGLSGLLVKSAQQMVITAQDFKAAGIDVPILVGGAALSRRFTETKIANEYEGPVIYSKDAMQGLEQVNLLMGTETRENFLAEIAESRQKRLEADEKRAARPAKEITVKPVRTVKDAPVFLPADVRRHVKKDYSVSHLYPYVNMRTLLGHHLGLKGQVQQLLDAGDARATELKALVDDYLQSDLLKPSGLYQFFPAQADGDDVIVYDPADSKTEIERFTFPRQQVEPFMCLADFLKTVESGEMDYIALMVVTAGQGVMATARQLKEEGKFLESHALQSTALELAEGFAERMHQEIRDQWGFPDNTDFTMRDRFAAKYQGQRFSFGYPACPNLEDQEKLFGLLKPEDIGVQLTEGFMMEPEASVSAIVFAHPDARYFNV is encoded by the coding sequence ATGGCTAAGCACTTGATTGAAGAGCAACTAGAGAAACGAATTTTAATTCTGGATGGCGCAATGGGTACAATGCTTCAAAATGAAAACTTATCAGCAGAAGATTTTGGTGGTGAGGAGCTTGATGGTTGTAACGAGAATCTTGTATTAACGAGACCCGATGTGCTTGAAAAGGTTCATCGAAAATATTTAGAAGCTGGTGCGGATATCATTTGTACAAATACGTTTGGCGGTACACCTCTCGTATTAAACGAATATAATCTTGGGGCTAAGGCAGAAGAGATTAATAAACGTGCTGTGGAAATTGCACGCAAAGTAGTAGATGAGTTTTCTACTCCAGAATGGCCACGTTTCGTTGCGGGAGCGATGGGTCCAACAACGAAAACATTATCAGTCACTGGCGGTATTACCTTTGATGAACTAGAAGAAAACTTTTATGTACAGGCAAAGGCTTTAATTGAAGCGGGTTCAGATGTACTGCTACTTGAAACGAGTCAGGATATGCTCAATGTAAAAGCAGGGACACTAGGGGTGTCACGTGCGTTTGAAGAGACGGGCAAAGAATTGCCTGTTATGATTTCCGGGACGATTGAACCGATGGGTACAACATTAGCAGGGCAAACTATTGATGCTTTTTACATATCAATCGAACATATTAAGCCACTTTCAGTCGGTTTAAACTGTGCAACTGGTCCAGAATTTATGACTGACCATATTCGTTCATTAGCGGAGCTTTCTACTGGTTATATTAGCTGTTATCCAAATGCTGGTTTGCCAGATGAGGAAGGTTGCTATCATGAATCACCCGAATCCTTATCACTAAAATTAAAAGGTTTTGCTGAAAAAGGCTGGCTGAATATTGTCGGTGGTTGTTGTGGGACAACACCAGCCCATATTGCAGCAATTAGAGAAGTACTGAAGGACGAAAAGCCACGTCAATTGCCTGAAGCTACACATGGTCATGTCGTATCTGGTATTGAACCTTTAGTGTACGATGATTCAATGCGTCCATTATTTATTGGGGAACGAACAAATGTTATTGGCTCTCGAAAATTTAAAAATTTAATCATTGATGGTAAATATGAGGAAGCGGCGGAAATTGCACGTGCGCAAGTGAAAAATGGTGCACATGTTATCGATATTTGTTTAGCGAACCCTGACCGAGATGAATTGGCGGATATGCGTGGCTTTATGCAGGAAGTTGTGAAAAAAGTTAAGGTTCCACTCGTTATTGACTCCACAGATGAAAAAGTAATTGAGGAAGCTTTGAAATTTTCTCAAGGGAAAGCCATCATTAACTCTATTAACCTAGAGGATGGAGAAGAACGTTTTGACGCCGTAATGCCATTAGTGAAAAAATATGGTGCTTCTTTAGTTGTTGGTACGATTGATGAGCAGGGGATGGCAGTAGATCGTCATCGTAAATTAGAAATTGCTGAGCGTTCTTACCAATTATTAACGGAGAAATGGGGCTTAGCGCCAGAAGATATTATTTTTGACCCGTTAATGTTCCCGGTAGGTACTGGAGATGAACAATATATTGGATCAGCACTTGAAACAATCGAGGGCATTCGTCTTATCAAAGAAAAAATGCCACGTACGTTAACGGTACTCGGTGTCAGTAATATTTCTTTCGGCTTACCACCAGTTGGTCGGGAAGTTCTTAACGCTGTTTATTTATATCACTGTACACAGGCGGGCTTGGATTACGCGATTGTAAACACAGAGAAATTAGAGCGCTATGCATCAATTCCTGAAGCGGAAATTAAGCTAGCAAATGATCTATTGTTTAATACAAATGATGAAACATTAGCGGTTTTCACTGATTTCTATCGTGATAAAAAGAAAGAGAAAACAGAAGCGGATATTCCGAAAACGGTGGAAGGACGCTTAGCTTACTATATTTTAGAAGGAACAAAAGAGGGGCTTATTGAAGACTTAGATGCCGCTCGTGAAATTTTTGAGGCGCCGCTGGATATTATTAATGGGCCGCTGATGGAAGGGATGGCTGAGGTTGGTCGTTTATTTAACGATAATCAGCTTATCGTCGCAGAAGTATTACAATCAGCGGGTGTTATGAAGGCTGCTGTAGCACATCTTGAGCAATTTATGGAGAAAAATGAGGACAGTGCCGGCAAAGGTAAAATGGTGCTTGCCACTGTAAAAGGTGATGTCCATGATATTGGCAAAAACTTAGTAGATATTATTTTAAGTAATAATGGCTACAAAGTCGTTGATTTAGGTATTAAAGTCACGCCAGCTCAGTTAATTGAAACGATTCGTAAAGAAAAACCTGATTTCATCGGACTATCTGGCTTACTCGTTAAATCCGCTCAGCAGATGGTCATTACCGCACAAGACTTTAAGGCTGCTGGCATTGATGTGCCGATTCTAGTAGGAGGCGCAGCATTGTCTCGACGCTTTACAGAAACGAAAATTGCCAATGAATATGAAGGACCTGTTATTTACTCTAAAGATGCGATGCAAGGGCTAGAGCAAGTGAATCTGTTAATGGGTACAGAGACGCGAGAAAACTTTTTAGCTGAAATAGCGGAGTCCCGCCAAAAACGATTAGAAGCAGATGAGAAACGTGCAGCACGACCTGCGAAAGAAATTACAGTGAAGCCTGTACGTACTGTGAAAGATGCACCGGTGTTCCTGCCAGCGGATGTTCGCCGTCATGTGAAAAAGGATTACTCGGTGTCGCATCTATATCCATATGTCAATATGCGAACATTACTAGGTCATCACTTAGGACTAAAAGGACAAGTGCAACAATTACTAGATGCAGGGGATGCGCGAGCAACAGAATTAAAAGCATTGGTGGATGATTATTTACAAAGTGATCTATTAAAACCTTCAGGCTTGTATCAATTCTTCCCAGCACAAGCTGATGGAGATGATGTCATCGTTTATGATCCTGCCGATAGTAAAACGGAAATTGAACGCTTTACTTTCCCTCGCCAACAGGTGGAACCATTTATGTGTTTAGCAGATTTCTTGAAAACTGTAGAAAGTGGAGAAATGGACTATATTGCATTGATGGTTGTCACAGCTGGTCAAGGTGTAATGGCGACAGCTCGTCAATTAAAAGAAGAAGGGAAGTTCCTTGAAAGTCATGCCCTTCAATCAACGGCTCTTGAGCTTGCCGAGGGCTTTGCGGAACGTATGCACCAAGAAATTCGTGATCAATGGGGCTTCCCTGACAACACAGATTTCACGATGCGTGACCGTTTTGCTGCGAAATATCAAGGGCAACGTTTCTCATTTGGCTATCCTGCATGTCCAAATTTGGAGGACCAAGAGAAATTATTTGGTTTGCTCAAACCAGAAGATATCGGGGTTCAATTAACAGAAGGCTTTATGATGGAGCCAGAAGCTTCCGTATCTGCAATAGTTTTCGCGCACCCAGATGCGAGATATTTTAACGTGTAA
- a CDS encoding globin-coupled sensor protein, which translates to MIFQKQKKAMTLDLQQYSVTMDVPNSRTLVKQIEMLNLTIEDLQYLKAFKPFVEDNINHIVDRFYEMIGTEHSLVDIINKHSSVDKLKVTLRRHIIEMFNGTIDDEFYKRRVSIAKVHVHIGLRTQWYICAFQDLTMSFIDLVEEHVVHPKDQLNTIRAISKISNFEQQLVLEAFESTIEQLKENVEREKEAVEKKIVESSEGLATISQETNASFHLLNNQSHEIKQLAKKSLQVSTLAESQAIEGRECLQHQSQNMCNIIQSVDDITDNIKQLTDMSKEMEAIMNVVTNIANQTNLLALNAAIEAARAGEAGKGFSVVAEEVRKLSSQTKESVTSVAKLLEKTTERTSKLAYSLSNIQTEVASGEENMAQTEGQFNKILDAMTEAKCQNDLMEKEVQAVVQVLHELGQAFNEVTNSADKLANVAQNLN; encoded by the coding sequence GTGATTTTTCAAAAACAGAAAAAGGCAATGACGTTAGATTTACAGCAATACTCGGTGACAATGGATGTTCCGAACTCTCGAACACTGGTTAAGCAAATTGAAATGCTAAATTTGACAATAGAAGATTTACAATATTTAAAAGCTTTTAAACCATTTGTTGAGGACAACATAAATCACATCGTTGACCGGTTTTATGAAATGATTGGAACTGAGCATAGTTTAGTAGATATTATTAATAAACATAGTTCTGTGGATAAATTGAAGGTCACATTGCGTCGTCATATTATTGAAATGTTTAACGGTACAATTGATGATGAATTTTATAAAAGACGAGTAAGTATTGCAAAAGTGCACGTACATATCGGACTGAGAACACAATGGTATATTTGTGCTTTCCAAGATTTAACCATGTCATTTATTGATTTAGTTGAAGAACATGTAGTGCATCCGAAAGACCAATTGAATACAATACGAGCAATTTCTAAAATTTCTAATTTCGAGCAACAACTTGTATTAGAAGCGTTTGAAAGTACAATTGAGCAACTGAAGGAAAACGTTGAACGTGAGAAAGAAGCGGTTGAAAAAAAAATTGTGGAATCGTCAGAAGGATTAGCGACCATTTCACAAGAAACAAATGCCTCTTTCCATCTATTAAATAATCAATCACATGAAATTAAGCAATTGGCGAAAAAATCGCTTCAGGTGAGTACGTTAGCAGAAAGTCAAGCAATAGAAGGTCGCGAATGCTTACAACATCAATCTCAAAATATGTGTAACATTATTCAATCAGTGGATGACATTACGGATAATATTAAACAATTGACGGATATGTCGAAAGAAATGGAAGCGATTATGAATGTTGTAACGAACATTGCCAATCAAACAAATCTGCTTGCTTTAAATGCGGCTATTGAAGCAGCCCGCGCTGGAGAGGCGGGGAAAGGCTTTAGTGTTGTTGCGGAGGAAGTACGTAAATTGTCTAGTCAAACAAAAGAATCTGTTACATCCGTTGCAAAATTATTAGAAAAAACAACAGAGCGAACGTCTAAACTGGCATATTCGCTTAGTAATATTCAGACAGAGGTTGCTTCAGGTGAGGAGAATATGGCTCAAACTGAAGGACAGTTTAACAAAATATTAGATGCGATGACAGAAGCTAAGTGTCAAAATGACCTTATGGAAAAAGAGGTTCAGGCCGTTGTTCAGGTCCTTCATGAGCTTGGGCAAGCATTTAATGAGGTAACAAATTCAGCTGACAAATTAGCAAATGTCGCACAAAACTTAAACTAG
- a CDS encoding protoporphyrinogen oxidase, with protein MKTIVVLGGGITGLCTMHYLQRQVLQKNIDVKLVLVEKNPYLGGKLHSAYEQGFIMETGADSIVARHKGVMELVQELNFEQELVYNETGISYIYTNDELHAIPADSTFGIPMSLASLEASTLVSEAGKQIALQDLTMPNKSFTKDSSIGEFLTYYLGEELVQNQIAPVLAGVYSGDLHQLSIASTLPYIIDYKNEYGSIIKGFEANREQFVKASNKKFISFKQGLSSLINRLEETLTNVEIIKGVATTNVKKQEKHYTITLADGRKFEAEHVVLALPNEAVQSLLQDPSLNRYFKEFTTASAITIYLGFDVPDAVLPADGTGFIVSHNSNVQCNAATWTSRKWKHTSANSKLLVRLFYKSINPAYETLRMMTDEELTAVALEDVKKSLGIDEKPMVVNVAKWIDQMPKYDLAHHEALKGLTAELAERYPNLSIAGCSYFGVGIGACIQNGKKIGEALAEKLE; from the coding sequence ATGAAAACAATAGTTGTATTAGGTGGCGGCATTACTGGTTTATGTACGATGCATTATTTACAGCGCCAAGTATTGCAGAAAAACATAGATGTCAAACTAGTGCTTGTTGAGAAAAATCCATACTTAGGCGGTAAGTTACATTCCGCTTATGAGCAAGGCTTCATTATGGAAACGGGTGCTGACTCAATTGTGGCTCGTCATAAAGGGGTCATGGAGCTGGTGCAGGAGCTTAATTTTGAACAGGAGCTAGTGTACAACGAAACAGGGATATCTTATATCTATACAAACGACGAATTACATGCAATACCCGCTGATTCAACATTCGGTATTCCAATGAGTTTAGCGTCTCTTGAAGCAAGTACGCTAGTATCAGAAGCTGGTAAACAAATAGCATTGCAAGATTTAACAATGCCGAATAAAAGCTTTACTAAGGACAGCTCAATCGGTGAGTTTTTAACATATTACTTAGGGGAAGAACTTGTACAAAATCAAATTGCACCAGTATTAGCTGGGGTATACTCGGGTGACCTCCATCAACTGTCGATAGCTTCTACCTTACCGTACATAATCGACTATAAAAATGAGTACGGTAGTATTATTAAAGGTTTTGAGGCAAATCGCGAACAATTCGTGAAAGCTTCCAACAAAAAGTTTATTTCGTTTAAACAGGGCTTATCGTCACTTATCAATCGTCTTGAAGAAACGTTAACAAATGTAGAAATTATTAAAGGCGTAGCAACAACCAATGTAAAAAAACAGGAAAAACATTATACAATCACATTAGCAGATGGGAGGAAGTTTGAGGCTGAGCACGTAGTATTAGCACTGCCAAATGAAGCCGTACAGAGCTTATTACAGGACCCATCTTTGAATCGCTATTTTAAAGAATTTACTACAGCCTCTGCCATCACCATATACTTAGGCTTTGATGTACCGGATGCAGTGCTACCAGCAGATGGGACAGGCTTTATTGTGTCACATAACTCGAATGTACAATGCAATGCCGCAACATGGACAAGCCGAAAATGGAAACATACATCTGCTAATAGTAAATTGCTTGTGCGCCTCTTTTATAAAAGCATTAACCCTGCATACGAAACATTACGTATGATGACAGATGAAGAATTGACAGCTGTAGCATTAGAGGATGTAAAGAAAAGCTTAGGCATTGATGAAAAACCAATGGTTGTAAATGTAGCCAAGTGGATCGATCAAATGCCAAAATACGATTTGGCACATCATGAGGCGTTGAAAGGCTTAACAGCGGAGCTTGCAGAACGGTATCCCAACTTATCGATAGCAGGTTGCTCATATTTCGGGGTAGGTATTGGTGCTTGTATTCAAAATGGTAAAAAAATAGGCGAAGCGCTTGCGGAAAAACTAGAATAA